Sequence from the Carassius gibelio isolate Cgi1373 ecotype wild population from Czech Republic chromosome A7, carGib1.2-hapl.c, whole genome shotgun sequence genome:
CTTGGCAAACTTGTCCCAGTCAGGTATGTCTGGTTTATTTGTGTTGTATGTTAATTCATATGTGAATGAATTTTGAAATAATACATCCGCCTTGTTGTATTGTGACATGGACTATCATCATCAGTTGTGTTGTGATACTTTACTATCAGGAATCCTCTCCTTTGGCCTTATTGGGTAGTGAAGGGTACATTCTATACAGAATTAAGTATATCGGCAGTCTTCCTGATAACTTACACCTACTGAATACTAAGAATTCTGTGGAAGCTTGTTTATatcactaaaaaaacaaaacaaaaaactttatagcttttttctcagaattgggaGCTTACATTATTTTTAGTTACAATGTCAGAATTTTGAGGAGATATAAACTCACGGTTGCAAGTTATGTAGTCAGAATTGTGACATATATACGaataattgtgagaaataaagtcacaattgcgagATCTAAACGAGAAattctttatttctcagaattgcaagtttacatctcgcaattctgacttttataaTTACAGTGgcgaaaaaaagtaaattttttagttttaataaaaagtttCCATCGATTCATATAATAGTTTTTTCACGTACTATTTTCCCCTTGTTATATAGTTTAGTTATATAGGAATTATTATTAGATGGGAAGTAGGAATATTCAGAAATGGCATGAGTCCATCcagtttaatattttaagatgCTTTTAGAACAAATAAGTAATGTTTGGATGACTTGCAAGTCTGGtagtagacttttttttttcttaatttagtgaatgatgcacagttttttttctctgtaaccAATTACAAAGTCAGGAAGTGTTTGATGCCTAGTGTTTTAACCTGTTCAAGTTTTAAAAGTAATCTAGTGTGTTCCATCCTTTGTTCTTCTCTTTTTGCAGTAGCTACATGTCTACACATAAGCAGATGTTAGTTGGAGGTGTCATGGTGGGCACTGGTCTGTGGATTGCCATCATATACAGCATGAGGACTGTCCTGAAGGGTCTGCTGTCTTGGCATGGCTGGATGTTTGCTCCCCGTGGCAAAATTACCTGTCAAATTCGACTATGGCTGGTGTGTATTTGTGATAACTGTTTTTTTGGAACAGTTTATGCTCACTAATACATTCTTGGTTGTTTTAAACCCTCTTATTTGTTCTCTGACATTGCAGGTCCTAGTGAAGATTTTTTCTGGCATGCAGACACCAATGCTCTACAGCTTCCAGAACTCTCTCCCTAATTTACCTGTGCCATCTGTGAAGGAGACCATGAGAAGAGTAAGTTATTCACCTTTGCAACAACAATCAGATCAAAACTCAatcaaatgctgtttttattaagatgttttattgAGTAATCTAAACGTCAGATCGGAAAAGCCAGGAAAAGCTGCACTTCGTTTAGTTTTTCAATGTGAATTTTGATCACTTGTTTCCAGAGTTAACTTGCTCAGGTGATTATCTACTGATTTTGGAGGTAGGTTGCACAGCGTGGATGAAGTGAGTTAACTTACTAAAACATGCACGCTGTTAAGAACGGTACTAGAAAAACAAAACTAGCTCAATTGCTGGCATTCATTATGAATATGCTTGGATTTCAGTTAATACTAATTTCTTTGACAACCCTGGCAGTGACATTTTGCTTTAAGGTGTGAATTTTAGCTGGGCTTTCTTGTTTTCTCGAAATGTTGCATCCATAGTATCTTGATTCAATCCGGCCACTGCTGAGCGATGAGGAACACCAAAGAATGCAGAGCCTTGCACTTGATTTTGAGAAGAACCTTGGACCAAGACTTCAGTGGTACCTCAAGCTGAAGTCTTGGTGGGCCACCAATTATGTAAGTAAAACACATTTCTCAACAAATCAGTGACCTTTCAGTGAAGAACTGCAGCAGGAGTTTAAGTTCTTGCATTATGTTGTGTGATATCTTCTCCTTTATCAGGGATGCGGACTACTTGCATTTTGGcaaagtttgattaatatttacaaatactgaaataatttgaCAAATGTCGTTTGATTTGTGCATACCTGAGTAGTTCATTCTTATTCACAACTATGTTGTAAAAtataatagaacagaatagaatacattaatacattatacatattcCATCTTTAAAATGGCAAGCTTAATATTTCATCCTTTATACAATtacacacactaccattcaaaagcttgataacagtatttttatttttatctatcttTCAACTTTtcattgttataaatatatatttttccaatgaattctgttcttttgaggtttaaatctttaaagaaattgtggttttcaCAAAGATAATGAGCAACTGTGATgatcataatattttattttagatttttagatttgGAAATAATTgggttaaactttattttaagaggGTGTCATTGTtactttaattatacattttgttacagAGTAGGATTAATTACCAATGTtctatagggttagggttagaaatTGGTTTTGGTCTTGGGTTAGTtgcatataattatgcataattgacTGTTATTACTATTTTGCTGTTTTTTCCTTTTCATCTTGGAGTTTGTTTGCTGTGTGTTTCAGGTCAGTGACTGGTGGGAAGAATATATCTATTTGAGAGGTCGTGGGCCAATCATGGTTAACAGCAACTATTATGTAATGGTAAATAGACCTTGCGGGCTTCACTTGCATATGCAGCTACAATGTGgagtgtatatatacagtgggtatagaaaagaatcatccccctttaaaataaacacattttgttgctttgctgcctgaaatgaagacggacaaagtttttgttttatccagctgtattcacTCAGTGCTACTTATAACATCCAAGCGACAGATGTAACTGCAACATAtcaggaaaaacaaaaaacaaaaacagaatgacTGAGTTGGAAAAGGATCACCCCTGTcctaaaaatgacttttaaagtCAATCAGGTGTAactaatcaccttctcaatggcacacaaagccatttgcCTTTCAGCTGTGATCATCTGTGGTCACGTTGCTTTGCTCAGCATTAAAATAACTTTCCTGAAGCATTTCCGAACATTTCTAGTAGTGCAAATGAAGTAAACAATCAGCTATGAgtggcaaggcactgtcaaaaggATAAAGTGGTGGACAAGCACAAATAAGGGGAtggatacaaaaaataaataaaaaagaaactgcTTTATCAATGCTTAGAAGCACAGTGAAGTGTTACAagggttacaagaaaaaaaaatctcctctCGAAAGGCCACGTGCAGTCACgtctgagctttgccaaaacacacctCATTCTGATTCTGAGGCAGCTGagactaaaattttattaattgGCCTCAACACTAAATGATATGTCTGGCAGAAGTCCAATACAGTTCACCACCCAAATAACAGCATCCTACAGTAAAGCATGGCGCTGGTAAAATCCTGTTATGGGGGAGTTTCTCTGCAGCAGTGACTGGAGCAGTTAAACtccactgaaaatctgtggaatgacttgaagacagCAGTCCACCAACACTCAccattaaactgaactgaacttgagcagttctgcaaagaagagtggtgtagatgtgcaaagttagtaaaGACATACTAGTAGAGACAAAgttagtagatacaacagactaaaggctgtaaatAAGGCAAAAGGcggtttaacaaaatacttgcaTCCATTGATCCATTTTTCTAGCTCTGTGatactgtttctttttttctgacatgttggtgttatatctttcacctggaagttataagttgcactgaatacagctggataaaacaaaaactgtgtccattcggctgcaaagcaacaaatgtgattattttaaagaggggtgattcttttctatacccactgtagatATATAATAGTCGACAGAGTTTGACTAGATCATATTTTTGTTTGGTCTCAATTAGATTATACATGCATTCTTGGTTTCTGAAACCATTGTTTCCTCTGAACAGGACTTTCTTTACGCCTTTCCTACACATCTGCAAGCAGCAAGAGCCGGCAACATCATTCATGCTATCATGCTTTACAGGATGAACCTGGACCGGGCTCAAATGAAACCGGTTAGACAAGCTACCATATTTTATTGCATCTTTTCTAATAGTTTAATAATTGGTTTTAACCAGCGAGGTTaatacagaagtaaaaaaaaaagggcttTATAATTTAATGGCCCAACACTGTAATAACGTATGCCCTCTATCACAAATAAATGGTTAGCACTAACTAACCTAAGGCCTGTTACTAAGAAGATTGATCTCTTTATTTAATCTGGTGAATGTTTCTATATTTCATGTCTCCTGATCATATGGTCAAAATGGTTAAAGTTTTTGCACTAATGAACATGGTTCcactctgctctgctcagttgGAGCAGCTATTTAATATATGAGGAGACGGGTAAGAGTAGCCAGTCTGATAGACATATAATAATAGACATGTTATTGTATAGGTTCATTGGCAGTTCCATTGACAGTTTATTCTTATGCATGGTAATATAATAACCTTGTAATGACAAGCTGGTGACCAAGGGCTGCACTGCTTAAAATCCCTCTCCATTCATTCCATTCCcttccttttattttatatagcataATTGTTCAGACTAGGACCCCAGTCAGTCTTCTTATATCCTAATGATTGCATAATTCTCTCTAGAGCTTCCAATAGTGATTTGTGAGCCTTATCTCATCTGTTACGTTTGTTTTTCACTAGTTCCTccatccatcttttatttgacCTCTTCCTTTCTGCTTCACAGTTAATGCTTCAAAACACCATCCCTATGTGCTCGTCCCAGTATGAGTGCATGTTCAACACCAGTCGCATCCCAGGCATAGAAACAGGTACTGAACAATGATAGTCTTTGTGCAGAGAATTTATCTTGAGGCAAATTCAAGTTATAGGGCAAAGTACTTTATATTCCACTTTCCACTGCATGCACACTTTCTACAGTTTTAGTTTAAGGAGCATTGACCGTTCTAGGGTTCTACAGTATAAGGGGGTGGGGGGAGGGAGAATGTAAACCGCGGGACTATCTGTTTTTATCTGAAAGTGGAAGATGTGTTCAGGAAACCTATTTCAAATTTTGACTCTAAAGTGGTTCAGAAATTACATACTTCAGCTCTGACTTCCACATTAGTTCCTTCCTTAATCATTTGCagcccatttttttttaataattgtattatatataattgtattattgtgtaataatggtgtgtatatgtatttatttgtatttgagtAAAAATATAGTAGGACAGTAATATTACATTCTatgtcaatatattttttaaaaattgcatttattcctgtgatgacaaagctgatttttttatcCATTACACATGTCACATGATATGcctaagaaacattattatttattaccaaTTATCACCTTATTacattattaccaatgttgaaaacagttgtttccacaaatatttgttttcctagagttttttaatatttagaaagTTCATAAGAACATTTTGTTGttcttaattgtaaaaaaaaaattaattttcaatttAATTCTTTCAATTTAACACACAAAATTTTACTGACCTTGAATGTTTGAAaggtattatgtgtgtgtatacattttctttttcattgattttcattgtaatgtaaatgtttgaCTACCtacaaaacatttctttctttctttctttctttatttctttcttccaCCTCCATCTGACTATAGACACACTTCAGCACATGTCTGACAGCAGGCATATTGTGGTGTATCACCGAGGCCGTTACTTTAAAGTGGGGATGTTTTATGATGGGCGGTTACTTTTGCCACGGGAGATCGAGCAGCAGCTGGAGAAGATACTGGCTGACACGTCAGAGCCACAGCCCGGAGAGGAAACCCTCGCTGCCCTCACCGCAGGGGACAGGTATTCACAACGCACCCAACCGCAGGAGTCGCTACCGTCTTCCTTTAATTCATTTCTCTGATCACTTGTCACCACTGTAAATCTTCAGAGGGATGTCAATTTGAAACGAGGCCCTTCTTGTATCTTCTTATCATTTTTACTGAACAGTCAAAACTATTTAGGATGGAGTAAACACTTGTTGTCTGTCTATGTCAGAGTGCCTTGGGCCTGTGCCCGTAATGCCTACCTCAGACATGGCAAGAACAAGAAGTCTCTGGATGCTGTGGAGAAGGCCGCTTTCTTTGTTACACTAGATGACACAGAGCAGCGCTATGACCAAGCAAACCCTGTGGAGTCCCTGGACCGTTACGCTAAATCGCTGCTCCATGGGAAGTGTTATGACAGGTGAAGAAGAAACCATAGCATGTGTTAAGAAAGACCACCTCCTTCTATGCCCCTTTGAAATGCTTTTTCTTAGTCTTTAGGTAATCATTACTGTAACTCCGAGTAGCTTTTATATGATGTACATTTTATTGGTCAATTTCTCCATAGGTGGTTTGATAAGTCCATAAACTTAATTGTCTTCAAGAATGGAACGGTTGGCCTTAATGCAGAACACAGCTGGGCTGATGCTCCTGTTGTTGGCCACCTCTGGGAGGTACACATGCACAAATACTCTACCCTTCAAAGGTTGAAGTCAGgaagatatttttacattttaaaactttgttgtatacttttattcagcacttAAATTGATTACATtgttacagaaaatattttttcaaataaatgttcttttaagctttctattcatcaaactgtccttaaaatcattttaaaatgagagaaaaaaaggtaaatcaccatattagaataatttctaaagcatcatgtgacattgaaaactGCATTAATGGCTGATACAGATACAGCTTAGCTAAAACaggaataacatttttaaatatatcaaaaattggagaacagttattttaaatggtactaatatttcaaaatattgctgtttttaccgtaattttgatcagataaaggcaggtgagcataagagacttcttcaacaaagcaaaacaaaaaagcttaacATCCCCAAACCTCTGACGAAAAATCACTtctatttaatgaaatataaaatattaatgtgcTGCTAATGTACATTTTGATGGCATTTTTCATAAAGCAAGTGCTCTCGATGGACCCTGTTAAGTTGGGCTACACCGCAGATGGCCACTGTAAAGGAGAACCTCACCATAATCTTCCTGGACCTCAAAGACTCCAGTGGAATATCCCAACTGAGGTCTGTGTAGGAT
This genomic interval carries:
- the LOC128016624 gene encoding carnitine O-palmitoyltransferase 1, liver isoform-like, which produces MAEAHQAVAFQFTVGPDGIDLQLSHEALRQVYLSGLHSWKKKFVRFKNGILNGVYPGSAPGFVLVLAGYLGRAHYLKVDPSLGLFVKLGKLVPVSSYMSTHKQMLVGGVMVGTGLWIAIIYSMRTVLKGLLSWHGWMFAPRGKITCQIRLWLVLVKIFSGMQTPMLYSFQNSLPNLPVPSVKETMRRYLDSIRPLLSDEEHQRMQSLALDFEKNLGPRLQWYLKLKSWWATNYVSDWWEEYIYLRGRGPIMVNSNYYVMDFLYAFPTHLQAARAGNIIHAIMLYRMNLDRAQMKPLMLQNTIPMCSSQYECMFNTSRIPGIETDTLQHMSDSRHIVVYHRGRYFKVGMFYDGRLLLPREIEQQLEKILADTSEPQPGEETLAALTAGDRVPWACARNAYLRHGKNKKSLDAVEKAAFFVTLDDTEQRYDQANPVESLDRYAKSLLHGKCYDRWFDKSINLIVFKNGTVGLNAEHSWADAPVVGHLWEQVLSMDPVKLGYTADGHCKGEPHHNLPGPQRLQWNIPTECQTMIANSLSVAMALADDVDSHIIPFSDFGKGLIKKCKISPDAFIQLALQLAHYRDKGKFCLTYEASMTRLFREGRTETVRSCTMESCAFVRAMINNKTTEEKLRLLTQAAEKHQQMYRLAMTGQGIDRHLFCLYVVSKYLGQDSPFLKEVLSEPWKLSTSQTPLQQGELFDLVNHPEYVTSGGGFGPVADDGYGVAYVIIGEKLINFHISSKHSSPETDSHRFGNNIRQAMLAMLDLFQLDKKDLK